A portion of the Leptospira noumeaensis genome contains these proteins:
- a CDS encoding helix-turn-helix transcriptional regulator — METRQVRILFLAFYVLSLIVWIAEEVFTLTNPAYFDRFRIIIATVESFIAISSFLVVFILYKELKAEAVENVHAKSQIHDLKRTNRILKNPELGFWAEAKAQMEEWKLSEAETEIAILLLRGFSQKQIAAVRKKSLRTIENQTASIYEKSSMRGKLEFISYFLTPLLPEED; from the coding sequence ATGGAGACTCGCCAAGTTAGAATTCTTTTTTTAGCATTTTATGTTTTATCTCTGATTGTTTGGATTGCTGAAGAGGTTTTCACCTTAACCAACCCAGCATACTTTGATCGGTTTCGAATTATCATTGCCACGGTAGAATCCTTTATCGCCATCTCTTCCTTTCTTGTAGTTTTCATTCTCTACAAAGAACTGAAGGCTGAGGCTGTGGAAAATGTTCATGCCAAATCTCAGATCCATGACTTAAAACGAACCAACAGGATCTTAAAAAATCCTGAACTAGGATTCTGGGCAGAGGCAAAAGCCCAAATGGAAGAATGGAAATTGTCCGAGGCAGAAACAGAAATTGCCATCCTACTACTTCGCGGGTTCTCTCAAAAACAAATTGCCGCCGTCCGAAAAAAAAGCCTCCGCACCATAGAAAACCAAACAGCGTCTATCTATGAAAAATCTTCCATGAGGGGAAAATTGGAATTTATTTCGTACTTTTTAACTCCCCTTCTGCCCGAGGAAGACTAA
- a CDS encoding adenylate/guanylate cyclase domain-containing protein, whose protein sequence is MIYGLFAIAILFVGILYGMFSLYKQKEDKEKIISNLLDEVGVLKEEIIQKEKELVSTKSISEDFSDKLVDSYSQLSDLDGLLREINSASDLKEILKILGRYIREKFKVPHYLLYVYKQDLETLEFFHSNFPEELTAKAKEEIMGRQIPVSDSYVTMYAHAYVRKRKRSFYIQDFESYKTEGVELANKQSANLKSLLIVPLYLRNKFIGTLDLLDYSGIFELTEQQLNQIKIIADYIAGTIETGYLLDELKQGNITIQKEKENIETNRLKLENLHRFNRKINSFSQIEDITREVFTYLKINHRVELGFILLVDPKTNTLVPLMEGAEVFNKGLLVSNFLRTFRPVLSPNIGSLYRTYEKQKPVYLKKSIRWKQLSTIDTSIVESFKLELFGQIPLVVQGQTIGIICVTRLTREQDWTKDEFSEITSFCEQVAGAIHNANLRRDLEKEREKTLHFIRNILPGDLADELIERGEVVPMEYESVSILFTDFKNFTKAAESLSPEDLIEQLDGCFSQFDDISIRHNFEKLKTIGDSYMAAGGIPQGNFTHPVDACLFAMEIKAFMTQIRSFKQMLGQEFWEIRIGIHTGPVVAGVVGKTKFAYDVWGDTVNTASRMESSGDAGEINLSETTYDKVKRFFECEYRGKVKAKNKGELGMYFLKRLRPEFSRDAEGMVPNQIFLDLYKNLQIGAKIIYRQTGS, encoded by the coding sequence ATGATTTACGGACTTTTTGCCATCGCGATTCTTTTTGTAGGAATTCTTTACGGAATGTTTTCTTTATACAAACAAAAAGAAGATAAGGAAAAAATTATCTCTAACTTGTTAGATGAAGTTGGTGTATTAAAGGAAGAAATCATCCAAAAAGAAAAGGAACTAGTCAGCACAAAATCCATCTCTGAAGATTTTTCTGACAAACTAGTCGATTCCTATAGCCAACTTTCTGATTTGGATGGACTGCTTCGAGAAATCAATTCTGCTTCCGACTTAAAAGAAATCTTGAAAATTTTAGGTCGATACATTCGGGAAAAATTCAAAGTCCCTCATTATCTTTTGTATGTTTATAAACAAGATCTAGAAACCTTAGAATTTTTTCACAGTAATTTCCCTGAAGAACTCACTGCCAAAGCAAAAGAAGAAATTATGGGGAGGCAAATTCCCGTTTCAGATTCTTACGTTACCATGTATGCACATGCTTATGTGAGAAAAAGAAAAAGAAGTTTTTACATCCAAGATTTTGAATCTTACAAAACAGAAGGTGTGGAACTTGCCAACAAACAATCAGCCAATTTAAAATCCCTTTTGATTGTACCTCTTTATTTACGTAACAAATTTATTGGCACCTTGGATTTGTTAGATTATTCTGGAATTTTTGAACTCACGGAACAACAACTCAATCAAATCAAAATCATTGCTGATTATATTGCAGGAACCATCGAAACCGGATACCTTTTGGATGAACTCAAACAAGGAAATATCACCATCCAAAAAGAAAAAGAAAACATAGAAACAAACAGGTTAAAATTAGAAAACCTACACCGTTTCAATAGAAAAATTAACTCTTTTTCCCAAATCGAAGATATTACAAGAGAAGTATTTACTTATCTCAAAATCAATCACCGAGTGGAATTAGGGTTTATCCTTCTCGTAGATCCCAAAACCAATACTTTGGTACCACTCATGGAAGGTGCAGAAGTTTTCAACAAAGGACTGCTGGTAAGTAATTTCCTTCGAACCTTTCGGCCAGTCCTTTCACCAAACATTGGTTCACTCTACAGAACGTATGAAAAACAAAAGCCAGTTTATTTAAAAAAATCAATTAGATGGAAACAACTCTCAACGATTGATACTTCGATTGTAGAAAGTTTTAAATTAGAACTTTTTGGACAAATCCCACTGGTAGTGCAAGGGCAAACCATCGGAATCATTTGTGTCACAAGGCTCACAAGAGAACAGGACTGGACAAAGGATGAATTTTCAGAAATCACATCTTTTTGTGAACAGGTAGCGGGTGCAATTCACAACGCAAACCTTAGGCGAGACTTAGAAAAGGAGCGAGAAAAAACCCTCCATTTCATTCGGAACATCCTTCCTGGTGATTTAGCAGATGAACTCATTGAACGTGGAGAAGTGGTTCCCATGGAATATGAGTCCGTCAGCATTCTATTTACTGATTTTAAAAATTTTACAAAAGCTGCAGAGTCTCTTTCTCCAGAAGATCTTATCGAACAATTGGATGGATGTTTTTCTCAGTTTGATGATATCTCGATTCGTCACAATTTCGAAAAATTAAAAACCATTGGTGATTCCTATATGGCAGCGGGAGGCATCCCTCAGGGGAATTTCACACATCCCGTAGACGCCTGTCTTTTTGCTATGGAAATCAAAGCCTTTATGACACAAATCCGCTCCTTCAAACAAATGTTAGGTCAGGAATTTTGGGAGATTCGAATTGGGATTCATACAGGTCCAGTTGTTGCGGGAGTTGTCGGAAAAACAAAATTTGCATATGATGTTTGGGGAGATACTGTGAACACCGCCAGTCGTATGGAAAGTTCGGGAGATGCTGGTGAAATCAATCTTTCAGAAACTACATATGATAAGGTAAAACGATTTTTTGAATGCGAGTATAGGGGAAAAGTAAAAGCTAAAAACAAAGGTGAACTGGGGATGTATTTTTTAAAACGATTGCGTCCTGAATTTTCAAGAGATGCCGAAGGAATGGTTCCCAACCAGATTTTTCTCGACTTATATAAAAATTTGCAGATTGGTGCAAAGATCATCTACAGACAAACGGGATCTTAA
- a CDS encoding SDR family oxidoreductase: MTKPKIALVTGASRGIGLSISQMLVCHGYKVYGISRNPGTCKFTHELFHLMACDLSNSKEIDHFIVNFPEIKDISLLIHNAGLAYFAPVEELSSEKIREMVSLHLTAPMLLTSAFTRSLKQNRGRILFIGSVAGKEISPWGNVYASLKAGIHHFARELFAELRKFGVKVHLIIPDITKTDFYKNLNFEPDEDPNSYLLPNQIAEVIENLIVNDNGWVVPEIQISPELFKLKRKKQN; this comes from the coding sequence GTGACAAAACCAAAAATTGCTCTAGTAACCGGGGCTTCTCGTGGGATTGGACTTTCCATCTCGCAAATGTTAGTTTGCCATGGATATAAAGTTTATGGAATATCTAGAAATCCAGGAACTTGTAAATTTACTCATGAATTGTTTCATTTAATGGCTTGTGACCTTTCAAATTCTAAGGAGATAGATCATTTTATCGTTAATTTTCCAGAAATAAAAGACATTAGTTTACTGATTCATAATGCGGGATTAGCTTATTTTGCACCGGTGGAAGAACTTTCTTCTGAAAAAATCCGAGAGATGGTCAGTCTTCATCTCACCGCACCAATGTTACTTACCAGTGCATTCACAAGATCATTAAAACAAAACCGTGGTCGTATTCTATTCATAGGATCAGTGGCAGGAAAAGAAATTTCACCTTGGGGGAATGTATATGCTTCTCTCAAAGCAGGAATTCATCACTTTGCTAGAGAATTGTTTGCTGAGTTAAGAAAGTTTGGAGTAAAAGTTCACTTGATCATCCCTGATATAACAAAAACAGATTTTTATAAAAATTTGAATTTTGAACCGGATGAAGATCCAAATTCATATTTACTGCCCAATCAAATCGCGGAAGTGATTGAAAATTTGATTGTAAATGATAACGGTTGGGTGGTTCCAGAAATTCAAATTTCTCCCGAACTTTTTAAGTTAAAAAGAAAAAAACAGAATTAA
- a CDS encoding Crp/Fnr family transcriptional regulator, with amino-acid sequence MGLKESLAKLSMINIKRGEVLFKEGVPSNGAMFFLFEGQLDIYKQIEGKHIKLRSILPGEFFGEMAIINNSPRAASIVVVSETAKLGIINRTTFVQMSQESPEFLFLLLKKVIERLYETDGKIRAIKRQQDEDSIVAKVTSTSNDSSAENAEGDGSETPMDPFVENETPVGE; translated from the coding sequence ATGGGACTTAAAGAATCTCTCGCAAAACTAAGTATGATCAATATCAAACGTGGAGAAGTTCTCTTTAAAGAGGGAGTTCCATCCAACGGCGCAATGTTCTTTTTATTTGAAGGACAGTTAGATATTTACAAACAAATCGAAGGGAAACATATCAAACTTAGAAGTATCTTACCAGGTGAATTTTTTGGTGAGATGGCAATTATCAATAACAGTCCAAGAGCCGCATCCATCGTAGTGGTTTCGGAAACCGCAAAACTTGGAATCATCAACCGAACCACTTTTGTTCAAATGAGTCAGGAAAGTCCGGAATTTTTATTTTTACTTCTTAAAAAAGTAATCGAAAGACTTTATGAAACAGATGGAAAAATCAGAGCCATCAAACGCCAGCAAGACGAAGACTCGATAGTTGCAAAAGTCACCTCAACATCGAATGATTCTTCGGCTGAAAATGCAGAAGGTGATGGATCAGAAACCCCTATGGATCCATTTGTCGAAAATGAAACTCCTGTCGGAGAATGA
- a CDS encoding peptidoglycan DD-metalloendopeptidase family protein → MKNQRILITSIFLLFGSLPVFSQNNLEEKDKQRQSGLVTTNQKKQEEILQKYNDFVGRIQNRFPGLKITSSPIDLKSAEGISDHNANPGAKDKKSKSLSAIASESFYLQLEPTDSLSSRSKVKVKKGESVEVVMVLKQDVTSKTEKPHWVLLRTKSKQEGYITQDLLSSNKPAVKSRNTDGLSLDLSTLTGRISETPNNQYSDSKKGKTMWVEASSLNMRGEPDVNAYVVARLPKGLKVKIESSSSNEETIDGITSQWHQISSAYGNGWVFGGYLSASEVVSYEVQPGEISYPQENPDELKTGEKRYVRSTSLRMRDEPNDYGSVVTTIPGDEKIKIIDTKKEIETIGGVRSKWLYVSWNDEWEGWVFGGFVSKERGPLVDNDDISKYFQIPVDNDRYVSSNFGTRVDPVTGKVGAFHSGIDLPASIGTPIKAVSDGKVWRTITTSGGYGMLTILSHKNNIFTYYAHQNERQVKEGDSVRSGDIIGQVGNTGKSTGPHLHFEVRKGPDQQALDPDAYLPK, encoded by the coding sequence ATGAAAAATCAGAGAATCCTCATCACGTCTATTTTTCTATTGTTTGGTTCCTTACCCGTTTTTTCTCAAAACAATCTGGAAGAAAAAGACAAACAAAGGCAATCCGGCCTTGTCACAACAAACCAAAAGAAACAAGAAGAAATTTTACAAAAATACAATGACTTTGTGGGTCGTATCCAAAACCGATTTCCTGGTCTCAAAATCACATCTTCCCCTATCGACTTAAAATCTGCAGAAGGAATTTCCGACCATAACGCAAACCCCGGCGCCAAAGATAAAAAATCTAAATCCTTATCTGCCATCGCTTCCGAAAGTTTTTATCTACAACTAGAACCTACTGATAGCCTTTCTTCTCGTTCGAAAGTAAAAGTCAAAAAAGGAGAATCTGTAGAAGTGGTGATGGTTCTCAAACAAGATGTAACCTCAAAAACAGAAAAACCCCATTGGGTGCTTTTACGAACCAAGTCCAAACAAGAAGGATACATTACCCAAGATCTACTTTCTTCCAACAAACCAGCAGTTAAGTCAAGAAACACAGATGGATTGTCCTTAGATTTATCAACTCTCACGGGAAGAATTTCCGAAACACCTAACAATCAATATTCGGATTCAAAAAAAGGAAAAACTATGTGGGTGGAGGCAAGTTCACTCAATATGAGGGGAGAACCCGATGTCAATGCCTATGTTGTTGCAAGATTACCCAAAGGCCTCAAAGTTAAAATTGAATCATCTAGTTCCAATGAAGAAACCATTGATGGAATTACATCGCAGTGGCATCAAATTTCTTCTGCTTATGGAAATGGCTGGGTGTTTGGTGGTTATCTAAGTGCATCGGAAGTTGTATCTTACGAAGTCCAACCAGGAGAAATTTCCTATCCACAAGAAAATCCCGATGAATTGAAAACGGGAGAAAAAAGATATGTTCGTTCCACAAGTCTCAGAATGCGAGACGAACCTAATGATTATGGTTCGGTTGTAACCACAATTCCGGGAGATGAAAAAATCAAAATCATTGATACAAAAAAAGAAATAGAAACCATCGGTGGTGTTAGATCTAAATGGTTGTATGTTTCTTGGAATGATGAATGGGAAGGTTGGGTGTTTGGTGGATTTGTTTCCAAAGAACGCGGCCCACTTGTAGATAACGATGACATTTCCAAATACTTTCAAATTCCAGTCGATAACGACCGTTATGTATCTTCCAACTTTGGAACTAGAGTAGATCCTGTTACTGGTAAAGTTGGTGCTTTTCATTCAGGGATCGATTTACCAGCCTCCATCGGTACTCCCATCAAAGCAGTGAGTGATGGAAAAGTTTGGAGAACCATAACAACTAGCGGTGGTTATGGGATGCTCACAATCCTAAGCCATAAAAACAATATATTCACCTATTACGCTCACCAAAATGAACGCCAAGTAAAAGAAGGTGACAGTGTCCGATCTGGCGATATCATTGGTCAGGTAGGAAATACCGGAAAATCCACCGGTCCACATTTACATTTTGAAGTTAGGAAAGGCCCCGACCAACAAGCTTTGGATCCAGATGCCTATTTACCCAAATGA
- a CDS encoding Crp/Fnr family transcriptional regulator: MSIPKKDNKINIFDFVNTVPTKTFKRGEIIVREGEPSNEKMYFILSGSLSVGMGAPDQGNFHEVRKLATGEFFGEIALISSHPRAMTVFIESDRAQLGILDKQNLTRIANSNPMFVYALLQTYVERLIEAEQRLKDLTESSDGT; this comes from the coding sequence ATGTCCATTCCTAAAAAAGACAATAAAATCAACATCTTTGACTTCGTGAATACTGTCCCTACAAAGACATTCAAACGAGGAGAAATTATAGTTAGAGAAGGTGAACCGTCTAACGAGAAGATGTATTTCATCTTAAGTGGTTCTCTTTCTGTAGGTATGGGAGCACCTGACCAAGGAAATTTCCATGAAGTGAGAAAACTCGCTACTGGAGAATTTTTTGGAGAGATTGCCCTGATCTCAAGCCATCCAAGAGCCATGACTGTTTTTATTGAATCAGACCGTGCGCAACTTGGAATTTTAGACAAACAGAATTTAACTCGAATTGCAAATTCGAACCCTATGTTTGTTTATGCTCTATTACAAACTTACGTAGAACGTTTGATTGAAGCAGAACAAAGATTAAAAGATCTTACGGAGTCAAGTGATGGGACTTAA
- a CDS encoding ankyrin repeat domain-containing protein: MKHKLFTFSFLLLFISANSVFSQNNPAETIETAPPDMVQILTKGNLKEFETAIKNGGDINASDESGKTLLVLAVEKNKPKHFEILLNNGADLNKRDLSGKTLLHYVVTSRFTNQIKTIVEKGADLNAYDADGNTALHVAVLKANLAVQKLLVESKADVNLRNNPRKSPLYLAFEKSKTDSITYLLQNGADINLPDLTGRTAVFVSIDQKNLKLLNLSLDSNANPNTEDTKSIRPIVFAIEKGFTQGLEVLLNRGADVNSKTPEGESLLFYAAEKKNLTAISLLLKKGLGVDTKSLSGKTLFELALQKNDSNLLKLVLDSGANPNQILSTNKIPLEESIESAKWPVAEILIQKNADVLTPNLSGYLPIHLASRKSGLKIVEELLKKNVPVDVLNEKTGETALSLALENKNLNVTKFLLSKKANPNHKQKDGSSLVFATIERKDADGFKLLVSAGADLQSLNEEGENLIITVCKLDIDKKEQKFADETIKLLVTKSVNPNTKNKRGLSALHIALNRNRIETMSQLITLGADPNLTDNNGMTVLHKAIQKFLSSRENTQTESYKKLVLFLVERRANLNQQDKLGKTILSELAIQFDPGKSDSILELARVFVLNGGDPKLEDKTGKSPLEYAEEKRLPELIEIYRGL; the protein is encoded by the coding sequence ATGAAACATAAACTTTTTACTTTTAGTTTTCTCCTTTTATTCATTTCTGCTAACAGCGTTTTTTCACAAAATAACCCTGCGGAAACTATCGAAACGGCTCCTCCCGATATGGTACAAATTTTAACCAAAGGGAATTTAAAGGAGTTTGAAACAGCCATCAAAAATGGTGGTGACATCAATGCCAGTGATGAATCAGGAAAAACTCTCTTAGTCCTTGCAGTAGAAAAAAACAAACCAAAACATTTTGAGATTTTATTAAACAATGGTGCAGATCTCAACAAAAGAGATTTATCCGGCAAAACATTGTTACATTATGTAGTCACTTCTCGATTCACAAACCAAATCAAAACCATTGTGGAAAAAGGAGCCGATCTGAATGCTTATGATGCGGACGGAAATACAGCTCTCCATGTTGCCGTTTTAAAAGCCAATCTCGCCGTACAAAAGTTACTCGTGGAAAGCAAAGCAGATGTGAACCTCAGAAACAATCCAAGGAAATCACCACTGTATTTGGCCTTTGAAAAATCAAAAACTGACTCCATCACTTACCTCTTACAGAATGGCGCCGACATCAATCTCCCCGACCTTACAGGAAGGACTGCTGTTTTTGTATCGATCGATCAAAAAAACTTAAAACTTTTAAACTTAAGTTTGGATTCGAATGCAAATCCAAACACAGAAGACACAAAGTCCATTCGCCCAATTGTGTTTGCGATTGAAAAAGGTTTCACACAAGGATTAGAAGTTTTACTGAACCGTGGCGCCGATGTGAATTCTAAAACTCCAGAAGGAGAATCTTTACTTTTTTATGCAGCCGAAAAAAAGAACCTAACCGCCATCAGCTTATTATTAAAAAAAGGTCTGGGTGTTGATACCAAAAGTTTAAGTGGAAAAACGTTATTTGAGCTCGCGTTACAAAAAAATGATTCCAATCTATTAAAATTAGTTTTGGATTCAGGTGCTAATCCCAACCAAATCCTTTCCACAAACAAAATCCCCTTAGAAGAATCTATTGAATCTGCGAAATGGCCTGTTGCGGAAATTCTAATTCAAAAAAATGCAGATGTATTAACACCTAACTTAAGCGGATACCTTCCCATTCATTTAGCATCTAGGAAATCTGGATTAAAGATTGTAGAAGAGTTACTGAAAAAAAATGTCCCAGTCGATGTACTAAATGAAAAAACTGGGGAAACAGCACTCAGTTTAGCCTTAGAAAACAAAAATTTGAATGTTACAAAATTTCTTTTGTCTAAAAAAGCCAATCCGAATCACAAACAAAAAGATGGTTCCAGTTTGGTTTTTGCTACAATTGAAAGAAAGGATGCTGATGGATTTAAACTTCTAGTTAGTGCTGGCGCAGACCTCCAATCTTTAAACGAAGAAGGTGAAAACTTAATTATAACGGTTTGTAAATTGGATATTGATAAAAAGGAACAAAAGTTTGCTGATGAAACGATCAAACTACTTGTCACAAAATCAGTAAATCCCAATACAAAAAACAAACGTGGGTTAAGTGCACTTCACATTGCTTTAAATCGAAATCGAATCGAAACCATGTCACAACTAATTACCTTAGGTGCCGATCCTAACCTAACAGACAATAACGGGATGACGGTTTTACACAAAGCCATCCAAAAGTTTTTATCATCCAGAGAAAATACACAAACGGAATCGTATAAGAAACTAGTACTATTCCTAGTGGAAAGACGAGCGAATCTAAACCAACAAGACAAACTAGGGAAAACTATACTTTCCGAACTAGCAATCCAGTTTGATCCTGGTAAAAGTGATTCCATTTTGGAATTGGCGAGAGTCTTCGTTTTAAACGGCGGAGATCCTAAGTTAGAAGATAAAACAGGAAAATCACCTCTGGAATATGCAGAGGAAAAAAGATTACCGGAACTGATTGAGATTTACCGCGGCCTTTAA